tctatggtTCTTTGCACTATCTTTCATTCATTCACACATAATTGCCATACCTTTGattattatacaatttagaCACTTATGTTTATGTGTAGATTACATATTCATTTGTTAATCTTAATACTTTACACTATACAAATCACATTCTCTCTTACCAATCTAGTGTTTTAAGTCTCTATTCTTCatcaaatactttctatttcaagtatttagattaaatacaTGTTTCATACATCTCACTCAAGACATATTTAACTCAATCTATTGAAATACAAGTAGGTTTAGTATGAAACTTACCTCCTTTGTCAAgaatttcttcatttcttcttcatttccatGCATTTCTCATCTTCACCactttccttcctttttcttctcattttctccACTTTCATCTACTATTTTCTTGCTTCTAAATTGATGAACATATTCTCTAGAATCTCTACTTCATCTTCTCTCTTTAATATCtaaggaaattttcaaaaattttgggtaaaaaaagtAGGTTTTCATGGcaaaggactgaattgtaaaaagaaaaaagaaaacttctTTTCTCATCCTTTCACTCTTGTTGGAAGGATGATCCATTTCCTTTATCCTTCCTCTCTTTTTATACtactttttttctaaataagaaaataataaatatctaagcaaaatattaataaaataatatttaactaattaattaattaaaaatcaccaaaatatcatcaacatcatcattacattCTAGAACTCTCCCTCTTGCTAATTaatcattttgccctttatgatctttcaaaatttcatcattgaatcatcacttaatttggtaaaattatgatttagtccctcacaattcttcacctattcaatttggtctctGCATACCAATTTCATATCTTAGTAAATtggattattttcacttttggtccttcaactttctTGTTTTTACACTTCAatcccctaaattttgaatatttacacttgAGCTAAAAACTTTCCACATATTTAcgatttttactttaaatcaaTATACTAAAACCTACTTCTTAAtcaagattattattattattattattattattattattattatcatcatcatcatcatcatcatcatcatcattttaatactCCTCAATATTCTCTTTTATCCGCTTTAtatcattttctcattttaccgaaaaatcaattatacattattcaatttattactacttttattatatatcaattgtAGGAATGTTACATTTATGCTTGTGCCATagaacttttgcatatttataatttagtcccttccTTAATACATCATGTCATGCTTCTTGATTTAACTCTCTTTTGATATATTgtaactttcattttctttgatcttATACCTTATTTcgcaaaaaatttatttcatattatttacaACCAATGGGGTTTTGAGGATGTTACATCTTCAACAAATTACTAAATAAAATCGTACACCTAATGATGCTCAATTTCCCACTCTTCACCAGTTTTTGACTCGGGTTTTTGAGTAGCAAAAATAGGAAATTGCAAAGCTTTCacaaaaagatattttattttgttccgCCAAATTTGATAATTAGTGTCATTCAACATAATTATCTTACTAGTGCTAATTTCCATGATCGTCGAACATGAAAacctagctttgataccaatttttTGGGATGAAACCAAACCCGACAAAACAACGCGGAAGCACAATCGATATTCTTTCACTCCCAAAATATTAATTCGGGCAATTATGACAAACCCAATAACATAAAACATCAACAATCAATCCAAATCAACCACAATATTGCaggcaaaaataataaaatcaatacaCATAATTTTTACATGGAAAACCCCTTTAAGGCAAAGGGTCCACGAGACTTGAAAGTCCACAAAAATTTCCACTATAATCAAAGTCTTGCTACAATATCACAATCAAGTCACAATAAAGAATATACAACTCAAACAAGGCTATCAACAAATAATCTCAAGCAAACTTTAAGAGAAAATTGAGAATATGACAAAAAGGGGCTGactttgaaaaatgaaaactcaAAGCTATTGCATATAAAATCCCACTTTACACAATTGAGATCCTCGAGTCTACTAACCACAGTAGGgattatcatctttttatcctctttgatatctcatattaaaagaaaaaccatgaTTATTCCCTTACCACTAGAGAAGGCAaatgaaaagttagaaaaaggaattatattctttccaagagaatactaatttaaatgtcttttatattttgactaaaattaattaatataattatttatattaaaaaattcggtaaaatataaacagttaatattttgtataaatcaaattcatatgttaattatattctttccaaaagaatattaattttcatgtcttttatatttttaccaaaattaattaatataattatttatattaataaatttggtaaaatatatacaattaatattttgcatgaatcaaattcatatattaattatattctttaaagaatattaattttcatatcttttatattttgaccgaaattaattaatataaccgtttatattaataaatttagtaaaatatatacaattaatattttgtataactttgtcaaaaatcaactcaaatagaGATCAGATAAACCCCGATCAATGATCAACACTTCACTTGGTGAACAAAGCTGTCTTTTTTCTGTtctttgcttttgattttgCCGTCACACACTTTCACACGCACACAAAACAGAATTGTTGTCACTGCCCTCTTTAAATATAATAAGGCAGAAATTTGTGAGCCTTCCCACGTATAGTGGGACACATGAGCACCCACACCAACAGAAAGGAACTAGATAAATTTGCACAAAGTCTTTGATAAAAAGGAAATCGATTTGAAAGGCATTAAAGAGTTCAACTTCATAGGGAAGTCATCCAACAAGCTAAGAAGAGATTTCAAACACTGATAACTGAATCAAGGGTTATCACTCGTTTACTCGAAGATCATTTAAAGATCATTTAAACCTCATATGTATTGCCTATATAAATGTTGTCTATTTGCGTGTTTTGAGAGCACTATCCAATTTGAGATCATTGTCAAGGTACATTCGTCTttgatattttaagttttatgagAGAGCTCTTTCACTTTTATGTGAATATAATTGAGGAAGACTGAGTGTAAACAGCTGTACAATATTTAGTACAGCTGTATATCCaaattcccattcattttctaaaatttttgtacAATATTTAGTACTTAAATTATGCTTAACTTGTTTAGAAGCTTTACTTTGAAAACAATGTAaagttattctttcttttgaaaaatttatccTATTTCCTATAGAGTCTATATTTTCTGGTGGTACTCCGGCTGTTTTactatgtttaattaaattcattttagaaGGACAGAATGAAAGCTTTTATAATATCTCTTGATGAAAAGGCTTAGAGGTGTATTAAGTGACGAACACATGCAATTATAACAAACACTAATGGAATAACCACTTCCAAACCTATAAATTAGTCCACAAGTGAGAAGAAAAGGTTGCCAGTAATAACTCTAAAGTACTAAATATCATTTTTAGTGGTGTGGGCATGGAAAAATTTAAGATCATTCCAATGTATGAATGTTCCAAGGATATTTGGACTAGTCTCACTTGTCAAAAAGTCCAAATTCTTATAACTAGATTTGAAAActtaaaagataaatgagaAGAAACTACAATCGCTTTGTCGGAACTCTTCCCTTGCTTGCTTCATCTCGCCTATAGTTCGATAGTATGGCATTCTTTCTTTAGTAAGAAGCTGTAGTAACAAGGCTTGTTCAAACAAAAGACTACCATACACGCCCTTTGCCGGCAAGCTACCCTCGCCTACCTTATCTATAGGCATTTCTATCCGCCCGCGCGCGAGATCAGATCGACTACTCTACTACCATCATGCCGAAGGTCTTTTCTTCAATAGGACGGAAAGGAAAATGAATAGCTTCTTCATAATCTTAGAGGCCCTGTAAACTTTATactaatttttgtgaaatttctAATTAAGCTTTTTGCTTggtgaaatattttttaatgttaacaAACTAAACATAAATACCAATTTTAACCccctaaaaaataatattaatatgaataataaaaccaaattcaagtaccaaaaagtaaattttacccatttcatcttaaatttatctcttagtactGTTTTCCACAATTGTGAGCGAGCGAGAGATGAGTCGGTGGCATCCAAATGGCTCCAAGGAACCATCACCCGTCCCTACAACCCATCGCAGGACCTTCCCGTTCCCAATCGCCCCGCCAGGCTCACCAATGTACGTAGCAACTGCCCTCGATTTCCCCATACGTTAactgctattgaaatggttcaATAAAAAGATTATGGGTTTTtcgtttttttgttttaaggtTAAGTTGGTGTCGCCAAGTTTGATGCCAAAGCTTGGGAAAGCAGGTAGCTTGCAGAGCAGGCAAGCCATTGTGCATAGTCTTGTGCATACCGAGAGTTGGGCTATTGACTTGTCTTGGGtacctttttgtttttatttagttgttTTGGTTTATGATTATGGTTTGATTTCATTGTTTCAAGGCATTTAAGGTTGAAGAATATCTACCCTTTTGATAATCAGTGAGCTCATTGATTTTTAGTAATGAATGCTTGACTGACATTCCAATAGAATTTGACAACGTTTGGAGTTTGAATTGGGATCCATTCATACAATTAAAGgcttcaaattgaaattttgtcaCGTCTTCAGTTGATTGTTGGGAATTAAGGATTTCTAATTTTAAAGGTTTCTTGTATAAATATGGAGTCTTATGGCTTGAGTTGGTCCAACTTTTGAGTTTTGAGGAATTGATGATTTTGGAAGAAGTATTCTGTATTTGTGTGTATCCATTAATCTTCGTTTATCAATTTGATGAAGGATATAATTGCTCGTTTCGGTAAGAAAGAAGCAATGCCAAGAGAATTCTTTACGGATTTTGTGAAGGTAGCTCAAGATGAAGGCCGGCACTTCAGCCTGCTTGCAGCTTGGCTTAAGGAGCTTGGTTCTTCTTATGGTGCATTACCTGCTCATGATGGGCTATGGGATTCTGCAATCGCTACATCCAAGGACCTATTGGCTCGATTGGCAATTGAGCATTGCGTCCATGAGGTGCACGATTTTCTTGTACTCATCTGCTATTTTAGAAGCATTGGACTAAGGCCTTAATACTGATAAGCTCTGGGGATAACATTGCATTGATGACAATTATAGTCACTTATTTCCTTATTAGTTTATGAACTCGATGAAAAGGCCTGCTTGCCGATTGCCTTCCTATACTCCTAATAGATGGTGTGAGCTTCTCTTGCAGAAATACTCTGTTTTAAATTCCCTTACTATACTTGTTATGTGATGGAAAGTTAAGGACTTGATCCGTTTCGGTGATTGATTATcagagcatatatatatatatatataaaaagggaaagaacGCACAAAGGAATGCATATGAAAGTTCTTTGGGGTCTTAAGTAATGATGGAATGAGTTTATTTCATGTGAATATCTTCGGAACCttgtaaatgaaatgaaagacgGTGGACTTAGTGCATCTAAATATGCAACATGTGCACTAATTTACAAAATGTTAACTTTTGATGAATCATCTGAAATATGATGCAGGCTAGGGGACTTGATGTTTTGCCAACAACCATCTCTAGGTTCCGTAACGGAGGCGATGATGACACAGCTGATTTACTGGAGAGAGTAGTTTACCCAGAGGAGATTACACATTGTGCTGCTGGAGTAAAGTGGTTTAAGTATCTTTGCTTGAGATCCAGAAATCCATCTTTGTATCAAGATATCCTGGCACTGGAAGAAAGTGAAGCAGGCAGAAGTGAGACTCAAATGGATAAGGAAAGTGAAGAGGTGATTCAGAAATTTCATGCAATAGTAAGGACACACTTTAGGGGACCATTGAAACCACCCTTTAATGAAAGCAAGGAAAGCTGCTGGCTTCGGCCCTCAGTGGTGTGATCCCCTCGCCGTGAAAGGCCCTGCCTCATGGTTCTTGCAGTAGACGTATACGAACTCCGGTGTTCATCAGATTTGTGTTGCTTGTGAgaactgttttcttttttacttcaaattcTGACCAGAATCTCTGAAATATtccaaattttgataattaatcattttatgtTGACTTTAACCTTGTTGCTTATTACAATACATTGCATCAATATTCAAGTTTCCTTGATTGAAGTAGACTGACCGTATTAGTACCATGtatcaaagaaaaatttgtcggtaaaaatatcatggagGTCTTTATACTAGGTGTTTGCTCcctctacttaaaaaatgagcaaattaatctctatattttatatcaaaaagaaaattggtaCTTTATgctaaaaaatttattcatttctattattaaaaactgACATGATTGGCAGAATAATCAAACAATGATGTATGCCTCATGTTAACATACTGAAACCAATTTTAACCGTAgaaatagataattttttaacacTAGAACCAATTTACTcatatagagactaatttatcttcttctttttaataaatgaaacaaaatacaatctaacttaCAATTATCGATATTGTACTTTTACCCTTTCTGAATATATTCTGTTTCACGCAGAGAATTATGTTACGTTCTATTTGCACTTTAGGATAGATTGATTTTGATCTGTCATTGTAACCATTCACTGCCATGGATGACCTTTAGAAAAAATGTATCACAAAACTTGGATGATATGTAAAGAAATGTTGCATGTAATGTATAGGTCAATTCAGTAGGCAGAATCTCAATTAAAACCACCAAGAAAAGGAATTGTATACATGAGAAATGTCATTGGAAATTTCAGTATTTGCATTTTCCCATCATACATCATCTTTATTTATCAGATGGAAAcatgaaattgcataaaaagcCCTGAAGAAAATGGTAAACTGAAAATATAATGCAAAATTCTACATCAGAAACGATTTGGTTCCCGTTAAgttgaagtaaaaaaatttcgataACCAGGATTGCACGACGATTTGTCTGTCGCACAATGGAAGTTCCGGGACATAAAAATGATCAGTTTGAAGAATTATTGGCAAGCTTTATGAAAGACATCTCTGCACCACAGCTGATATCTTGGAATCTCAACAACAAAAATGTAATCATAGAAGAAGCCTCCGAATATCACTGAAATTTGCTTTTAATGCTGATACAAATGCTCCTGCAACAAAAATAGCAGAAATCTCAGGCAGGCATCATGCTAAAGTATATATACACCATCCATCAGAAGATTTGTATTTAGATCAGTGATTAAAAAGACTTGCACCACTGCACCACTGCATACCTCCAACTTTGCCATCAAATACACGATGATCAGCAGATAACGTCAAGTTCATTTTTGTCACAACTGCAGGCCTCTCGATCCCTGCACGAAATTTCAATATATGAAACGAAAAATACTTCGTAGCATGAAGTATAGGGAAGCATACTTGACAAGGGTAATTGCATTACCATCACTTCCAACCACCGGTTCGACAAATTTGTTTCCTCTACCAACAGCGAGAATACCAGCCTGCCAATACAACATACAGAGATTTATAGCACCTTATGATGTCCAGATCACTTTCTAATAGCAAAATATATTAGTGGCTTTGATATTCTAAATATTGCCTCTAGGAAAAAGTACAAAGAAAAAAGGAGATCACCACTGTTTTCAAAATGAATATTATCAACAAATGGCAAAAGCAGAACTATGATTCTCCAAATTTAtcactttttgttttaaaaaaatgtcattagACCAACTACTTCTGAAGTTTAAGGCCTGAATGTAACATATTATTTGTGGAAGGCATAAATTGAAGCAACATTAATGTTTGCTCGGCAAAGGCACATGATGTTGACATAGACAATCTAGCTGGGTGCGAGTGAGAGCAAATATTCAGCTCAATCTCAGCATATGTACATGCGTGTGTGTGAGAGAGAGAGGGAGTTACCTGTGGGGGATTTATAATCGCACAAAACTGGTCGACGGGAAACATTCCCAGATTTGAAATGCTGCAAAAATTAGAATTTCTCAATATTTCTTCCAACTATTAAAAAGGCAGTGTGAGAACTAACATCccatatgtataaataaaatccATACCTGAATGTTCCTCCTTGAAATTCATTTGGTAAAAGCTTCCCAGCCCGTGCCTTTTCCGCTAGTTGCTTGACCTGAAGGCCAAGTTAAAGAAGATAAGCAAGATAAACCAAACCAAGAATTTAAATtgacaattaataaaatattaactgaAAAGAAACAGACCAGAAGAATGAAAATTAGCTTGTAATTCTGCCCTTGTTGACTATCATCTAGTACATTGCAGATTGTTTTAAGCATCTAGTTTAACTTAAGCTCTATACGCAGTTTTTGGTGATATTTAAAGAAACACTGTTGCAAGCATGTCCAAGTATGTCTTATGTTATCTACCTAGATCTAACAAGCTCAAAATTGAGAAAGCACAAGCTCACATGGGTAGTGGAGCCAAACAAAATTGTTAAACTAAAAAGCGGGTAGAGGTTGAAGATGAAAGTACCTCTGAGGAGATCGATGAAATGGATTTCTGGTCGGCATTCCTTACAATTGGGGTCATTAACCCCTGcaatgcaaataaaataataagcaGGTTGGTCCATAGAACCTGAGAACATGTTATTGGAAGCGTACCTTCTCAGTAGCAACTGCAATTGATATGTCAACAGAATCACACAAAATTATTTCCCCTTTCTCAACATCCCAATAAGCTGCAGTCATTGACATAGCATACTTTTTAGTTAGAAATAAGCTAAAAGGCTGTAATTTTGGGTGAAAGCTAAATTGTCACTGAAGGGAAACAAGTTACGTGCAAATTGTCCACTCTATAAAAAAGCACtcataaatttgtaatttgatgGTGGAATTTCTTATACATAGTTTGACAAATTAGTAACCCTAGTTCCCTTCCCATACGAAACTTCAAACAAATTAGTAATCTTAGTGCCCATTCAGTTCGAAACTTCTTCAATGCCACATTGTACTATTAACacaaaacattttctttttcctcattgAGATGTTAAAGGAGGGCTCATACACTCACCTAGTCCTAATGTAAGAACTTCAGATTATATCAAAGTGAAGAAATATTTTATACAGCATGAATACAGTCACCAGAATTATCTTTTCAGACTAAGCTGAAAACCATTTATAGACCAGCAACTACAAACTAGATGTTGAACAACTAACAGAAAATTAGAAACAAAATGACCCCACAGTCTAGGGGCATTTCCCTCGTTAAGGAATATTAAAGTTCTGGTCTGAGAGTGAAATAGCAAGCAGGGCTGGGAATGGAATGAGAGCAGGCTACCTCCCACAAATAATTTGACAACTCAACggtaaaaatatacataaaggtataaaagaataaatacaattttttttcttttacaaaagaACTCAAAACACATTTTTTGACATGCATCAGTTTAAAAATGTGGGACTTCCAATGTTTACAGCAGTAAAACAGATTGGAATCTAGTCCAGGAGAGAAATATCACCCAACAACTCCAGCAATCTTTACATCTTACAATTGATCATATGCTCTTATTACTTGCCTTGGCTTGGCTCCTATATCATGTTTACTCAGAAATCAAAGAGGACCCAACTTTAACAAAACTACGTCTTACCATTAGCTTCAGGTACATTTTTTAGAGCAACTGCAACCGCTTttatgacaatgtcattgaCTGAAACTTTATTATCATGCTTCTCTGCAAATTAA
This genomic window from Gossypium raimondii isolate GPD5lz chromosome 10, ASM2569854v1, whole genome shotgun sequence contains:
- the LOC105775612 gene encoding LOW QUALITY PROTEIN: uncharacterized protein LOC105775612 (The sequence of the model RefSeq protein was modified relative to this genomic sequence to represent the inferred CDS: inserted 2 bases in 1 codon) yields the protein MNNKTKFKYQKVNFTHFILNLSLSTVFHNCERARDESVASKWLQGTITRPYNPSQDLPVPNRPARLTNVKLVSPSLMPKLGKAGSLQSRQAIVHSLVHTESWAIDLSWDIIARFGKKEAMPREFFTDFVKVAQDEGRHFSLLAAWLKELGSSYGALPAHDGLWDSAIATSKDLLARLAIEHCVHEARGLDVLPTTISRFRNGGDDDTADLLERVVYPEEITHCAAGVKWFKYLCLRSRNPSLYQDILALEESEAGRSETQMDKESEEVIQKFHAIVRTHFRGPLKPPFNXKARKAAGFGPQWCDPLAVKGPASWFLQ